In Achromobacter pestifer, the DNA window GGCTTATTCCTGCGACAGCGACGACAGCGCGGCGCGCGCGCGCGCCAGCAAGGCGCCGGATTCGTCCTGCGCGCCCGCCGGCGCGGTCGCCACGGCCACGCCGTCGATCAAGGCCGCATAGCCCTGCCCGTCGGCCTGCAGCGCGGCATCGGCCGGTTCCGCCTGCAGACGGCGCATGACGGCGCCAGCTTCCTTCGGATCGGCGAAGCGCTGCGACAGCAGCAGTTCCTCGCCGTCGGCGGCCAGCAGGCGGAAGCGGAAGCCGCCGTCTTCATCGCGGAAGCTGACGAAGCGCGCGCCCTTGCCCTTTTCCTTCTTGGGCTGCGCGGCCTTGGCGCCGGAACCGGCTTCCAGATTGCGCAGGCCCACGGCCTGGCGCAGTTCCAGCATGAACGGCGTAGCCAACTTGCGCGCCTTGGCGGCGCCGGCCTGCAGGATCTCTTCGATGCGGCCGGGGTTGGCCATCAGGTCGACGTACTTCTCGCGCATGGGCGCCAGCAGGTTCTCCAGGTGGTCGTACAGCGCCTGCTTGGCTTCGCCCCAGCCCAGGCCCTCTTCGAGCTGCTTGCGCAGCGCGGCGGCCTGCTCGTGCGTGGCGAAGGCGCGGTAGATGGTGTACAGGTGCGAGTTCTCGGCATCCTTGGGCTCGCCCGGCGCGCGCGAATCAGTGACGATGCGCATCACCGCCGCGCGCAGCGCGCTGGCGCCGCCCTCGAACAGCGGAATGGTGTTGTTGTAGCTCTTGGACATCTTGCGGCCGTCCAGGCCCGGCAAGGTCGCCACGTCCTCTTCGATCACGACTTCCGGCAGCGTGAAGTAGTCGCGGCCGTACAGGTGATTGAAGCGCTGCGCGATGTCGCGCGCCATTTCCAGATGCTGGATCTGGTCGCGGCCCACGGGCACCTTGTTGGCGTTGAACATGACGATGTCCGCGGCCATCAGCACCGGGTACGAGAACAGGCCCATGGTCACGCCATCGTCCGGCTCCAGGCCCTTTTCCGTGTTCTGGTCCACCGACGCCTTGTAGGCATGCGCCCGGTTCATCAGGCCCTTGGCCGTGACGCAGTTCAACAGCCAGGTCAGCTCGGGAATCTCGGGGATGTCCGACTGGCGGTAGAAGGTCACGCGCTCGTGGTCCAGGCCCACCGCCAGCCAGGTGGCGGCGATTTCCAGGCGCGAGCGCGCCACGCGGGCCGGGTCGTCGCACTTGATGAGGGCGTGGTAGTCCGCCATGAAGAAGAATGCGTCCACGCCGGGCTGCGCGCTGGCCTGGACGGCGGGACGG includes these proteins:
- a CDS encoding tryptophan--tRNA ligase; the protein is MNTRVLTGITTSGTPHLGNYAGAIRPAVQASAQPGVDAFFFMADYHALIKCDDPARVARSRLEIAATWLAVGLDHERVTFYRQSDIPEIPELTWLLNCVTAKGLMNRAHAYKASVDQNTEKGLEPDDGVTMGLFSYPVLMAADIVMFNANKVPVGRDQIQHLEMARDIAQRFNHLYGRDYFTLPEVVIEEDVATLPGLDGRKMSKSYNNTIPLFEGGASALRAAVMRIVTDSRAPGEPKDAENSHLYTIYRAFATHEQAAALRKQLEEGLGWGEAKQALYDHLENLLAPMREKYVDLMANPGRIEEILQAGAAKARKLATPFMLELRQAVGLRNLEAGSGAKAAQPKKEKGKGARFVSFRDEDGGFRFRLLAADGEELLLSQRFADPKEAGAVMRRLQAEPADAALQADGQGYAALIDGVAVATAPAGAQDESGALLARARAALSSLSQE